In Streptococcus sp. SN-1, a single genomic region encodes these proteins:
- a CDS encoding DivIVA domain-containing protein, whose protein sequence is MPITSLEIKDKTFSTRFRGFDPEEVDEFLDIVVRDYEDLVRSNHDKDLHIKNLEERLSYFDEMKDSLSQSVLIAQDTAERVKQTAHDRSNNIIHQAEQDAHRLLEEAKYKANEILRQAADNAKKVAVETEELKNKSRVFHQRLKSTIESQLAIVESSDWEDILRPTATYLQTSDEAFKEVVSEVLGEPIPAPIEEEPIDMTRQFSQEEMTELQARIEAANKELAEFEAQAKQEVENPTPVVSPQIEEEPAHPVGPMYEEPEVAPVHPSGPSPATETFDSAPGFEAPQESVTIL, encoded by the coding sequence ATGCCAATTACATCGTTAGAAATCAAAGATAAAACCTTTAGCACACGTTTTAGAGGTTTTGATCCAGAAGAAGTAGATGAATTTTTAGATATTGTAGTTCGTGATTATGAAGATTTGGTTCGTTCTAATCATGATAAGGATTTACATATTAAAAATTTGGAAGAGCGTTTGTCTTACTTTGATGAGATGAAAGATTCGTTGAGCCAGTCTGTATTGATTGCCCAAGATACAGCTGAGAGAGTGAAACAAACAGCACACGATCGTTCAAATAATATTATTCATCAAGCTGAACAGGATGCACATCGATTATTGGAAGAAGCAAAATACAAGGCAAATGAAATTCTTCGTCAGGCAGCTGATAATGCTAAGAAAGTTGCTGTTGAAACCGAAGAATTGAAGAATAAGAGTCGTGTCTTCCACCAACGTCTTAAATCTACAATTGAGAGTCAGTTGGCTATTGTTGAATCTTCAGATTGGGAAGATATTCTTCGTCCAACAGCTACTTATCTTCAGACAAGTGATGAAGCCTTTAAAGAAGTGGTTAGCGAAGTACTTGGAGAACCGATTCCAGCTCCAATTGAGGAAGAACCAATTGATATGACACGTCAATTTTCTCAAGAAGAAATGACAGAGTTACAGGCTCGTATTGAGGCAGCCAATAAAGAATTGGCTGAATTTGAAGCTCAAGCTAAACAGGAAGTGGAAAATCCAACTCCTGTAGTGAGTCCTCAAATTGAAGAAGAGCCTGCTCATCCAGTTGGTCCAATGTACGAAGAACCAGAAGTAGCTCCAGTGCATCCGTCAGGTCCATCACCAGCTACAGAAACGTTTGATTCAGCACCAGGATTTGAAGCACCGCAAGAATCTGTTACAATTTTATAA
- a CDS encoding RNA-binding protein, whose product MNKGIYQHFSIEDRPFLDKGMEWIKKVEDSYAPFLTPFINPHQEKLLKILAKTYGLACSSSGEFVSSEYVRVLLYPDYFQPEFSDFEMSLQEIVYSNKFEHLTHAKILGTVINQLGIERKLFGDILVDEERAQIMINQQFLLLFQDGLKKIGRIPVSLEERPFTEKIDKLEQYRELDLCVSSFRLDVLLSNVLKLSRNQANQLIEKKLVQVNYHVVDKSDYTVQVGDLISVRKFGRLRLLQDKGQTKKEKKKITVQLLLSK is encoded by the coding sequence ATGAATAAAGGGATTTACCAGCATTTCTCCATAGAAGATCGTCCATTTCTTGATAAGGGAATGGAATGGATAAAAAAGGTAGAAGATAGCTATGCTCCTTTTTTAACTCCTTTTATCAATCCTCATCAGGAGAAGCTATTAAAGATTTTGGCCAAAACCTATGGTCTTGCTTGTAGCAGTAGTGGGGAATTCGTCTCAAGTGAGTATGTTCGAGTTTTATTATACCCAGATTATTTCCAGCCAGAGTTTTCAGATTTTGAAATGTCTCTCCAGGAAATTGTGTATTCCAATAAATTTGAACACTTAACGCATGCTAAGATTTTAGGGACAGTCATCAATCAATTAGGGATTGAACGGAAACTTTTTGGAGATATCCTAGTAGATGAAGAACGGGCGCAGATTATGATTAATCAGCAGTTTCTTCTTCTCTTTCAAGATGGATTAAAGAAAATTGGCCGTATACCCGTTTCGCTGGAGGAACGTCCTTTCACCGAGAAAATAGATAAGCTAGAACAGTATAGAGAGCTGGATTTATGCGTGTCTAGTTTTAGATTAGATGTTCTTTTATCAAATGTTTTAAAATTATCTAGAAATCAAGCAAACCAGTTGATTGAAAAGAAACTTGTCCAAGTAAATTATCATGTGGTAGACAAATCAGATTATACTGTTCAAGTTGGAGACTTGATTAGTGTGAGAAAATTTGGGCGCTTGAGATTGCTTCAAGATAAGGGACAAACAAAAAAAGAGAAGAAAAAAATAACCGTCCAGTTATTATTAAGTAAGTGA
- a CDS encoding YggT family protein: MIFLIRMIYNAVDIYSLILVAFAVMSWFPGAYESSLGRWIVALVKPVLAPLQRLPLQIAGLDLSIWVAIVLIRFLGENLVRFLAMIG, from the coding sequence ATGATTTTTTTAATTCGTATGATTTATAATGCAGTGGATATTTACTCCCTGATTTTGGTAGCCTTTGCTGTCATGTCTTGGTTTCCAGGTGCCTATGAATCAAGTTTGGGTCGTTGGATTGTAGCATTGGTAAAACCAGTGCTTGCTCCTTTGCAACGCCTGCCTTTACAGATAGCAGGTCTGGATTTATCTATTTGGGTTGCGATTGTTTTGATTCGATTTTTAGGAGAAAACCTAGTCCGTTTTCTGGCGATGATAGGATGA